From Calditrichota bacterium, the proteins below share one genomic window:
- a CDS encoding DUF3857 domain-containing protein yields MTRGRADSEAARRRRTARLLGAAVSSAALLFLACARGGEWARTIGWRDPELLRLLQHEEPGDAEAVVLADEGKVEVSGEWQMGFTLFERHRIVKILNRRGERFANVAVPYGADSRVELLQARCISPQGEISVVEPKKVYDVNLYPSFVFYSDQRAKLFAVPGIEPGSVVEYRYRVRTPTRSFGHSWVFQEDVPVLRSRFTLLAPGEWELIYRVHGLALEPHVTRAPAGFKATYVWEAKDIPPLSRELSMPPPRECFARVELSPAGMKTWNDVATWYHGLAAPQMKATKQVSRLASTLIAGCETEMDKLKALATWVRDNVRYLAVEIGIGGFQPHAAQEVLANRYGDCKDMATLLCAMAASVGIEADQVLVSTWQNGVPDTSLPSPFHFNHAMVFVPAIGDSGLWVDPTDKGTPFGSLPWYDQGVFVLHVKGDGTGSVRRTPRRPASENQTVERWHARIDEQGSAEVDGETVLRGAPAYELRKELAALNTAERTRWLESHLARRCPAITLKSWHVAGLEPDTDSLRFSYSFSSSAFAMRSAGQLVVRPAQFCRLDLPELFRSPTRVHPIRFRFGMVQEFLLSADTPSGWKMLSPPVSDSTTCAHGAAKWQWFPTSSGLFASARYSLSGEEVSPTEYPAFRTFLNNVELGDLREVRLGRD; encoded by the coding sequence GCAGTGTCTTCTGCTGCCTTGCTTTTCCTTGCGTGCGCCCGCGGAGGGGAATGGGCACGCACCATCGGCTGGCGCGATCCGGAACTACTCAGGCTCCTCCAGCACGAGGAGCCGGGCGACGCCGAGGCTGTGGTGCTTGCCGATGAAGGCAAGGTAGAGGTCTCGGGCGAGTGGCAAATGGGCTTTACTCTCTTTGAGCGCCACCGCATTGTGAAGATACTCAACCGTCGAGGCGAGCGTTTTGCCAACGTGGCGGTGCCCTACGGTGCGGACAGCAGGGTCGAGTTACTTCAGGCCAGGTGTATTTCGCCGCAGGGTGAGATTTCCGTAGTGGAACCGAAGAAGGTCTATGACGTGAATCTTTACCCCAGTTTTGTCTTCTACTCTGACCAGCGCGCAAAGCTCTTCGCAGTCCCAGGCATCGAGCCTGGGTCGGTGGTCGAATACCGCTACCGGGTGCGGACGCCAACCAGAAGCTTTGGGCACTCATGGGTGTTCCAGGAGGATGTGCCGGTGCTGCGATCGAGGTTCACGCTGTTGGCGCCTGGGGAGTGGGAGCTCATCTACCGGGTGCACGGTCTTGCACTCGAGCCCCATGTGACACGGGCACCAGCCGGCTTCAAGGCGACCTACGTGTGGGAGGCGAAGGATATTCCACCTTTGAGCCGCGAGCTTTCCATGCCCCCGCCGCGCGAGTGCTTTGCCAGAGTCGAGTTGTCCCCCGCCGGGATGAAGACCTGGAACGACGTGGCAACCTGGTATCACGGCCTGGCCGCACCGCAAATGAAGGCCACCAAGCAGGTCAGTCGGTTAGCCAGCACGCTGATCGCCGGCTGCGAGACCGAGATGGACAAGTTGAAGGCTCTGGCCACCTGGGTGAGGGACAATGTGCGCTACTTGGCGGTGGAGATCGGCATCGGCGGGTTCCAGCCCCACGCGGCGCAAGAAGTGTTGGCCAATCGATACGGGGACTGCAAGGACATGGCAACGTTGCTGTGCGCCATGGCCGCGTCCGTAGGCATAGAGGCTGACCAGGTGCTGGTGAGTACCTGGCAGAACGGGGTGCCCGATACCTCCTTGCCCTCGCCCTTCCACTTCAATCATGCGATGGTTTTTGTCCCGGCAATTGGGGACAGTGGCTTGTGGGTCGACCCTACCGACAAAGGGACACCTTTTGGCAGTCTGCCCTGGTACGACCAAGGCGTCTTTGTGCTGCACGTGAAGGGCGATGGCACTGGTTCAGTGCGTCGCACGCCGCGGCGCCCTGCAAGCGAAAACCAGACAGTCGAGCGGTGGCATGCCCGCATCGACGAGCAGGGGAGTGCAGAGGTGGATGGGGAGACCGTGCTGCGTGGAGCGCCGGCCTATGAGCTGCGCAAAGAGCTGGCAGCTTTGAACACCGCCGAACGGACTCGCTGGTTGGAGAGCCACCTTGCTCGTCGTTGCCCTGCAATCACGCTCAAATCCTGGCACGTTGCCGGCTTGGAGCCGGACACGGACTCACTGCGCTTTTCGTACTCCTTTTCCTCAAGCGCCTTTGCAATGCGAAGTGCCGGGCAGCTTGTGGTGCGACCCGCACAGTTCTGCCGCCTGGACCTGCCGGAGTTGTTTCGGTCGCCTACGCGCGTGCACCCCATCCGCTTCCGCTTCGGCATGGTTCAGGAGTTTCTGTTAAGCGCAGACACTCCTTCTGGCTGGAAGATGCTCTCTCCTCCGGTTTCAGACTCTACCACGTGCGCCCACGGGGCGGCCAAATGGCAATGGTTCCCGACCTCGAGCGGCCTCTTCGCGAGCGCTCGTTACAGTTTGTCCGGAGAAGAGGTGTCGCCAACCGAGTATCCTGCCTTTCGCACCTTCCTAAACAATGTTGAACTGGGGGACCTGCGTGAAGTGCGCCTTGGACGGGACTGA